In the genome of uncultured Celeribacter sp., the window GCGCGGCGGGCGGACCTCGGTCGCCACCATGTTGCTCGCGGGCATCGCCTTGGGCGCTCTGACCGGCGCTCTCACCGGCTTCATTGTTTACAAAGCCACCGACGACCAGCTCCGCGATCTGACGTTCTGGGGCATGGGATCGGTGGCGGGCGCCACTTGGGCCAAGCTTCTGACCGCAGGGCCGATCATCGCGCTGGCGCTGATCACCGCGCCGTTTCTGGCCCGCGCTCTGGACGCTTTGGCTCTGGGCGAAGCGGTCGCTTCGCACATGGGCATCGATACGCAACGCATGAAACGTATCGCGATCCTGTCGGTCGCGGGCTCAGTCGGGGCCTCCGTGGCGATCACTGGTGGCATCGGCTTTATCGGCATCGTCGTGCCGCATCTTTTGCGGCTGGTCCAAGGGCCGGAGCATCGCAACCTCTTGCCCAACGCGGCACTTTTGGGCGCGATCATGTTGTTGCTCGCGGATATGGTCAGCCGTTTGGCTGTTGCCCCCGCCGAGCTTCCCATCGGCATTGTCACCGCCTGTCTCGGTGGACCGTTCTTCCTCTGGATCCTCTTGAAAAACCGCGCACTTTTGGAGAGTTGAGATGATTGTGGCCTCAGACATCACCGTGCATTTCGGGGCGCGCAGAGTGCTCGATGCGGTCGAGTTTTCCGCCCGCGCGGGCGAGGTGACCGCCATTGTCGGCCCCAACGGGTCCGGCAAAACCACGCTTTTGCGCGCCATGACCGGGGAACAGGAATTCACCGGCGAAGTCAGCCTCGATGGCACATCTTTGTCACAGCTGTCTGCCCTCGATCTGGCCCAGAGAAGGGCGGTTCTGCCGCAATCGGGCAATATCGCCTTTCCCTTCACCGTGCTCGAATTGGTGCGCCTCGGCCTAACCGCCGGGCTGTCGATAGGCCGCACGAGCGGCATGGAGCATCTGCCCCATGAGGCCCTTGCCCGTGTCGGCCTTGACGGCTTTGAGGGCCGGATGGTGCAGGAGCTGTCCGGCGGCGAACGGCAACGGGCGCAGCTCGCCCGCGTCTTGGTACAAATCTGGGAGCCGGTGCTGGATGGGCATCCGCGTTGGCTCATCCTCGACGAACCTGTTTCCGCGCTCGACATCGGACATCAGCTCACCGTCATGGAGATCGCCCGCGACTATGCGCGGCGTGGCGGCGGGGTGATCGCGGTGATGCATGACCTGAACCTGACCTCGATGTTCGCGGACCGGGTGACTTTGCTGAGCGAGGGCAAATTGCGCGCCGAGGGCACGCCGCGAGAGGTGCTGACCGATCATGCGCTCTCGGCCTGCTATGGCTGTGCGCTCAGGACCAACACGCCGCCGCCCTGTGGCGGGCCATGGATTTTGCCGCAGGCGAGTGCCCTCCCCCCGACGTGAGCGGTCAAAATCATGGCGCCTTCTGGAAACACTGTGTGGAAACACTGTTTTTCCCGCCACCTACGGCCGGACCTCTCCTCGACATTTTGCTGACAGGCTGCCATGGCTAGATAAGATTTACACATCCTGTCACCAAAGCGATATGACCATGTCTCGTCCCCAAGCCGTGAGGAATACTCCCCAAGGCCCCCTCAAAAAGACCGCCATCGAAACGGTTCAGGACCAGATCCGCGCACGGATCATGTCCGGCGCACTCGGACCGGGCGCGCGACTGCATATCGACAAGCTGCGCCTCGAATTCGGCGTCTCGACCTCGACCATGCGCGAAGCAATTTCGCGGCTTTTGATTGATGGTCTCGTCACCTCCGAACACCAGCGCGGCTTTCGCGTCGCGCCCCTCACACTCAAGGATTTTCGGGACATCACGGACGCGCGCAAGATGATCGAAGCACAGGCGCTGCAGCTCGCGTTGCACCATCGCACGGCGCAGTGGCAGGCCGATCTGATCGCCGCCTACGACCAGCTCGTGCAGATCGAAGACCGCTTGATCGGCGACGGCGATCTGGACTGCGCCCCGGAGTGGAGCGCCCGCAACGCGCATTTCCACGATTGCATTGTGAGCACCTGCGACAATGCCTGGCTCAAACGCTTTCGCCTTACCCTGCACCAACAGTCCTACCGCTATCATCGCCGGCTGCTCTGCGACCGCTCCCGGCCCCGCGACGTCCGGGTCGAGCACAGGGCGATTTTCGACACGGCCCTTGCAGGCGACATCGCGGCCTGCGTTGCGGCACTCGAGGCGCATATCGAGACATCCTACACCGATTTGACCCAACAGCACGACCTGTCCGCATAGATGTTCCGTCTCCGGCATAACACCCGCGCTTCACTTTTGCCCCTGTTGATCAGCTTGGCTGGTTATTTCTTTTTGCCATTGTCGATCGTCTCTTTCATCATGCGATCCACCTTAAACGCTGGTCCGAATTCCCGAGACCACATCTGGCATGTTCTTCGTTCCAGTCGGCAACAAAGACATGCGCGACTGCAATCTTCACTTGACGTCCTTCCCGGGCCCGCGTTTATCTGAACCCCTGTTTGGTGCCTGTTGATGCGCAATGCTGAGGGCTCAATCGGGAACGGGGAAGGATGTCGCGACACGCAGCACCCAAAGCCCCGGCCGCCCCCGCGACTGTATGCGGTGAGCGCGCTCCGACACACCACTGGAGAGCCCAGTCGGGATCTCTGGGAAGGGGGGGTGCCGCTTTGACC includes:
- a CDS encoding GntR family transcriptional regulator, which codes for MRNTPQGPLKKTAIETVQDQIRARIMSGALGPGARLHIDKLRLEFGVSTSTMREAISRLLIDGLVTSEHQRGFRVAPLTLKDFRDITDARKMIEAQALQLALHHRTAQWQADLIAAYDQLVQIEDRLIGDGDLDCAPEWSARNAHFHDCIVSTCDNAWLKRFRLTLHQQSYRYHRRLLCDRSRPRDVRVEHRAIFDTALAGDIAACVAALEAHIETSYTDLTQQHDLSA
- a CDS encoding heme ABC transporter ATP-binding protein produces the protein MIVASDITVHFGARRVLDAVEFSARAGEVTAIVGPNGSGKTTLLRAMTGEQEFTGEVSLDGTSLSQLSALDLAQRRAVLPQSGNIAFPFTVLELVRLGLTAGLSIGRTSGMEHLPHEALARVGLDGFEGRMVQELSGGERQRAQLARVLVQIWEPVLDGHPRWLILDEPVSALDIGHQLTVMEIARDYARRGGGVIAVMHDLNLTSMFADRVTLLSEGKLRAEGTPREVLTDHALSACYGCALRTNTPPPCGGPWILPQASALPPT
- a CDS encoding iron ABC transporter permease, translating into MAIAEFQPETQPLEHPKPLAGDRRTKARLLRFMLLALLGLTMLMGLGWGAAGDTDVIAALLAKFGIGEARLVDMTVVWDIRMPRVLTGALVGAALAVAGAVMQGLFRNPLADPGLVGVSAGAGFGAVAAIVLGGLLPLALQNLVGAYLVPLAAFFGGWISTLVLYKIATRGGRTSVATMLLAGIALGALTGALTGFIVYKATDDQLRDLTFWGMGSVAGATWAKLLTAGPIIALALITAPFLARALDALALGEAVASHMGIDTQRMKRIAILSVAGSVGASVAITGGIGFIGIVVPHLLRLVQGPEHRNLLPNAALLGAIMLLLADMVSRLAVAPAELPIGIVTACLGGPFFLWILLKNRALLES